Proteins from a genomic interval of Paenibacillus lentus:
- a CDS encoding IS3 family transposase (programmed frameshift) yields the protein MPPKKGQKFNRYDEETKREAVRLRIEEQWSYTQIKEKLGIKSDAQIVTWVRKHMNGESFKDYRGRWAKKHFSSLEEENEHLKAQVEYPKKAQSESTWGGKLDKQARFRTIEKMIGNHSIVMLCKIAEVSRAGYYKWKAALSNQQQRQERDADLKEHILAIHRLRPYFGYIRMCTALRREGLLVNRKKVRRLMRELGIRSVIRKKRPNAGRKPSVVFANVLNRDFQASAPFTKLVTDITYVRIGHDFTYLSTVMDLHNNEIVAWELSERNDLQLVLDTVKQLGTRKDAVLHSDQGFQYTHKAYETQLLAQGLQGSHSRRGNCYDNACMESFFSHLKTEQLYLKRPNDQHSARRLIEEYIEFYNHERFQKKLGDRSPVEYRKAIAA from the exons ATGCCACCAAAGAAGGGTCAGAAGTTTAATCGATACGACGAAGAAACGAAGCGAGAAGCCGTTCGTTTACGAATTGAAGAGCAATGGAGCTATACTCAGATCAAGGAAAAGTTGGGGATCAAAAGCGATGCTCAGATTGTAACTTGGGTACGCAAACATATGAATGGTGAATCGTTCAAGGATTATCGGGGGCGTTGGGCGAAAAAACACTTCAGCAGTCTCGAGGAAGAGAACGAGCATCTGAAAGCGCAGGTCGAATATC CTAAAAAAGCTCAATCCGAATCTACATGGGGAGGGAAGTTGGATAAGCAAGCCCGGTTTAGGACCATCGAAAAAATGATTGGGAACCACTCGATAGTCATGCTGTGTAAGATTGCTGAAGTGTCTCGTGCCGGGTATTACAAGTGGAAAGCTGCTCTAAGTAACCAGCAACAACGTCAGGAGCGAGATGCTGATCTGAAGGAGCATATACTTGCCATTCACCGTTTGCGGCCCTATTTCGGTTACATCCGTATGTGTACGGCTTTACGTAGGGAAGGATTGCTTGTTAACCGCAAGAAAGTCAGACGGCTTATGCGTGAGCTCGGGATCCGGTCAGTCATCCGCAAGAAGCGTCCAAATGCAGGGCGCAAGCCTTCTGTCGTGTTTGCTAATGTCTTGAACAGGGACTTTCAAGCATCTGCTCCATTTACCAAGCTAGTCACGGATATTACTTACGTACGGATCGGTCACGATTTCACCTATTTGTCGACTGTAATGGATTTGCATAACAATGAGATTGTCGCTTGGGAACTCTCTGAGCGCAATGACTTGCAACTTGTGCTGGACACAGTAAAGCAACTCGGTACTCGCAAGGATGCAGTCTTACATTCTGACCAAGGCTTCCAATACACGCACAAGGCTTACGAGACTCAGTTGCTCGCACAAGGGCTCCAGGGCAGCCACTCAAGGCGAGGCAACTGTTACGACAATGCCTGCATGGAGTCGTTTTTCTCCCATTTGAAGACCGAACAGCTGTACCTTAAACGTCCGAACGATCAGCATTCAGCACGTCGTCTCATTGAGGAATATATTGAATTTTACAATCATGAGCGTTTCCAAAAAAAACTCGGCGACCGTTCTCCAGTTGAGTACCGGAAAGCGATCGCCGCATAA